A region of the Chlamydia buteonis genome:
CTCAAGCATTAAATGCTCTTTCCGAAGAAGACCCCACTTTCCGTGTAACTTCAAATGAAGAAACTGGACAGACAATTATCTCCGGCATGGGTGAGCTACATTTAGATATTCTTCGTGATCGTATGATCCGCGAATTTAAAGTAGAAGCTAATGTTGGCAAACCTCAAGTATCTTATAAAGAAACGATTACTACAAATAGCAGCAGTGAAACAAAGTATGTAAAACAGTCTGGCGGTCGTGGTCAATATGCTCACGTTTGCCTTGAGATTGAACCAAATGAACCAGGCAAAGGGAATGAAGTTGTCAGTAAAATTGTTGGCGGCGTCATTCCTAAAGAATATATTCCAGCCGTTATGAAGGGTGTGGAAGAAGGGTTAAATACAGGCGTTCTTGCCGGCTATGGTTTGGTTGATGTTAAAGTGAACATTGTATTCGGGTCATATCACGAAGTGGATTCCAGTGAGATGGCGTTTAAGATATGTGGTTCAATGGCGGTTAAAGAAGCTTGTAGAAAAGCTGCTCCGGTAATTCTAGAACCTATTATGAAAATTGCAGTAATTACTCCTGAAGATCATCTAGGAGATGTTATTGGAGACTTAAATCGTCGTCGTGGAAAAATCTTAGGTCAAGAATCTTCTCGAGGTATGGCACAAGTAAATGCCGAAGTACCCCTAAGTGAAATGTTTGGGTACACAACATCTTTAAGATCCTTGACTTCCGGAAGAGCAACATCAACAATGGAACCCGCCTTCTTTGCTAAGGTTCCTCAAAAAATTCAAGAAGAGATTGTTAAGAAGTAAGGAATATATGAAGCAGCAAAAACAGAAAATCCGTATTCGTCTGAAAGGATTTGATCAAGGGCAACTAGATCGATCAACTGCAGATATTGTTGAGACTGCTAAAAGAACAGGCGCTCGTGTAGCAGGTCCTATTCCATTGCCTACAAAGAGGGAAGTGTACACTGTGCTACGTTCTCCTCATGTAGATAAAAAATCTAGAGAGCAGTTTGAAATTCGTACTCATAAGCGTTTAATAGATATCCTAGATCCTACAGGAAAAACTATAGATGCTTTAAAAATGTTAGCTCTTCCAGCAGGAGTTGATATCAAAATCAAAGCTGCATAAATTCATCTGACTCGGCTATGCATTTGTTAGAGAAATTTAAAGCTCAGAGAGTGTCTCTTCTCTCAAGAGAGCTCATTTCTTGTTGCGATTCCGCTATTGCTTCTTCTGATGCAGGTCACGTTTATCAATTGTTCTTTAACACAACAGGCTCTAATCTGTCCTATAAGGTGGGGGATTCTCTTGGTGTATTTCCAAAGAATCCCATGCATGTTGTTGAGGAGATCCTTGAGTGCCTAAGTTATTCTCCAAAACAACTAATACAATCTCGAGAATCTTCTCAGATTTCCCTCTATAATTTCTTAAGATGTCATACTAATGTAAATAAACTTCCCCCAAAGCTTAAGTCTTTTTTCCCTGATCTAGAAGAGGCTATGACTTTCTACGATGCGATACGAAAATACAAACCCAATATTCCTGTGGAATTGTTTGTAGAGAGTGTTTTGCCCTTATTGCCACGATTTTATTCTATAGCTTCAGCTCCCAATCCTAATGAGAATAAGATAGAGCTCTTAGTCAGGCTTGTGAATTATTCAGGGGAATATGAGCAACGCTACGGTGTCTGTTCTTTCTTTTTGTGTAAGGAATTAGAGTTAGGCAAGAGTTGTAATGCATTTGTACAACCGACAAAGCACTTTACTATTGCGGATGATGTACAAAATAAACCTATTGTGA
Encoded here:
- a CDS encoding sulfite reductase flavoprotein subunit alpha, with product MHLLEKFKAQRVSLLSRELISCCDSAIASSDAGHVYQLFFNTTGSNLSYKVGDSLGVFPKNPMHVVEEILECLSYSPKQLIQSRESSQISLYNFLRCHTNVNKLPPKLKSFFPDLEEAMTFYDAIRKYKPNIPVELFVESVLPLLPRFYSIASAPNPNENKIELLVRLVNYSGEYEQRYGVCSFFLCKELELGKSCNAFVQPTKHFTIADDVQNKPIVMIGSGTGIAPYKAFVQQRIYNNDSGMNMLFFGERFEKANFYYQDFWKKAVENKLLKLFLAFSRDGDHKLYVQDLLKQQADLVLEAYKEGAYFFVCGSKLLGIEVKKTLEDILGKNKLSQLKEERRYVADVY
- the rpsJ gene encoding 30S ribosomal protein S10 — protein: MKQQKQKIRIRLKGFDQGQLDRSTADIVETAKRTGARVAGPIPLPTKREVYTVLRSPHVDKKSREQFEIRTHKRLIDILDPTGKTIDALKMLALPAGVDIKIKAA